The Streptomyces sp. NBC_00236 DNA window CAGCTCAACTGCCGCAGCGAACTGAGCGACCTGGAGCGGGGCCCGTACCGTCTGCTCCAGCAGCGCCGCGAGGTCTACGAGCCCCTGCGCAACGAGCCGCTGCGCGACCAGGTCTTCTACCTCAGCTACAACGGCAAGCAGTACTCGGACAGCCCCCGCGCCATGCACGAGGAACTGGTCCGCCGCGGGAGCGACCTCAAGCACCTGTGGGCCGTACGGGACGGCCAGGTCATCGTCCCGGAGACCACGGACGTCGTCCGGATGTGGGGCCGCGAGTGGTTCGAGGCCCTGGCCACGTCCCGCTACATCGTGACCAACGGACACCTCCCGGAGTGGGTCGAGCGGCGCCCCGGTCAGGTCATCGTGCAGACCTGGCACGGCACCATGCTCAAGAAGATCGGGCATGACATCGACACGCTGCACTTCGACAAGGAGTACCAGAACCGGCTGGCGCTGGAGGCGAAGAACTGGAGCATGATCGTCTCCTCGAACCGCTTCAGCACGCCGATCCTCAAGCGCGCGTTCTCGTACGACGGGGAGATCCTGGAAGCGGGCTACCCGCGGAACGACTACCTCTACTCCCCCGACCGGGAACAGCGGGCCGCCGAGGTCAAGGAGCGGATCGGGCTGCCGGCCGACAAGAAGGTCGTGCTGTACGCGCCGACCTGGCGCGACGACCAGTCGCACAGCGCGGGGCAGTACAAGTTCGACCTGCAGATCGACCTGGAGGACGCCCGTCGGCGCCTCGGCGACGACCACGTCCTCCTGATCCGCCGCCATTCCAACGTGGTGGACGCGGTACCGGGCGCGGGCAACGGATTCGTGTGGGACGTCTCCGAGTACCCGGACATCGCGGATCTCTACCTGGCCTCGGACATCATGATCACCGACTACTCGTCGGTGATGTTCGACTACGCCCACCTCAAGCGGCCGATGCTCTTCTTCACGTACGACCTGGAGCACTACCGCGACACCCTGCGCGGGTTCTACTTCGACTTCGAGAAGGACTCCCCCGGGCCGCTGGTCCGCACGTCCGAGGAGCTGATCAGCTCCATCCGTGACATCGACGTGCTGTCGGCGGAGTACAAGGACCGGTTCGACCGCTTCCACGAGCTGTTCTGCGACCTCGACGACGGCAACGCCTCGCAGCGCGTCATCGACCGCATGCTGGAGCAGGCGGCCGAAGGGCACTGAAGCCCGGTATGACAGGACGAAACGGGGCTGCCCCGGCCTTACGGCCGGGGCAGCCCCGTTTCGTCCTTCGTTCGCGCCGCCGGTCAGGCGGCCGTCCTACAGGTCGACCGTTTTGAAGGCGAACTGCGAGAAGGCAGTGAAGTAGGGGCGGATCTCCACCTTCACCGGCGCAGGCGCCGGCGTGGGGCGTCCGATTCCCAGCTTCCTGGCCACGCGGCGGTTGACCTTGGACAGCAGGCTCGGCCTGGGCGGCGTCGAGACGGTGACCACCGGACGGGGGTAGGTGAACACACCGATCGGCGCCAGCACGTCCGTGGCCAGCTTGCCCACGGCGATCCGCTCGACGTCTCCGCCGGGCCGCAGCCACACGTCCCAGATCTGTTCGGGCCCCGTGTGCTCCCCGACCAACAGGCCGAAGTCGACGCGGGACACGAACCGGTTGCCTTCCGTGGCCGACGCGGGGACGGTCAGCACCCGCTCCTTCGCCCTGCGGTTCACGACCTCCAGGACAGCGCCCGGACCGAGGTCGGCACCCCAGCAGTCCGCCTGCAGCTCGAAGACGTCGCCACCGACGGTCAGCGCGTCCACCTCCACATGCGCGTCGCGCACCACGCTCCGGATCCGGAGGCGGCCGTCCTCCCCCCGGTGCGGCAGCAGGAGCTCCATGGCGGGCCCCCCGTTCCCGCGGGGCAGCGGCACGTTCAGCAGCTCACGTACGTCGCACCCGTAGCCGTCCACCGTCAGCGGCACCTCGTGTCCTGCGGCCGTACGGACGGACAACTCCCAGATTCCTTCCGGCAGTCCGCCGCGCCAGGGCACCACCGCGCTGCCATCGGGCTCGATCGCGAAGCGTTCCTCGGCCGGTTCCCGCCCGATCCGGCGGCAGGCGATCTCGGCACCGTGGGCCTCCGCCGGCAGCGTGCCGACGTCGATGTGGACCGAGCCCACCGCGTCCACCTGCGCGGTGGCGGTCGTGGGCAGCGCCCGGCGGACGAACGCGTCGTGCAGGATCGCCTCGAAGCGCGCACAGCTGGCCGGCTCGTGGAAGCGCACCGCGTTGCGCACCGCCGCCTCGCCCATGCGCCTGCGGCGCTCGTCGTCCTCGACCAGTTCGAGGACGGCGTCGGCCATGGCGGGGGTGTCGCCGCGCGGGACGATGAGCCCGTCCTCGCCGTGGGTGATGATGTTGCGCGGGCCGTGGTGGGCGTCGGTGCTGACGACGGGCAGACCGGCCGCCATCGCCTCGACGATCACATTGCCGAACGCCTCCCGCTTGGAGGGGAGTACGAAGATCGAGCCCTTGCTGAACTCCGGTGCGACCGGGGCGGCCGGGCCCATCAGCGTCACGGCGTTGTGCAGGCCGAGGCTCTCGATCTGCTTGCGCAGATTCGCCTTCTCGGTGCCGCCGCCGTAGATCCGCAGCCGCCAGTCGGGGCGCTTGGCCACGACGGTGGCGAAGGCCTCGATGACCGCCGCGAAGTTCTTGTTCTCCTTGAGGAGACCGGCCGCGATGACGACCTTGTTGGTGCTCTTGGACTGCACGGGGGCGGCGGGCACGCAGTTCGGCATGACGGCCAGCCGGTTGCGTACGCCCGGCACCAACTTGCCGATGCTCTCGACCTCTTCGGGCGTCAGCGCGGTGAGCGCGTCCAGCGAGTGGTACGCCTTGAACAGCCGGCCCTGGTAGTACTTCGCGTAGATCGAGGGCATCGAGTGCTCCTGCGTGACCCGCAGGTAGTCACCCTCGGCGTACGAGAGCATGATCGTGAGCCGCGGACTCGAGCTCACCACGACGTCGGCGTCCGTGGTCGCGAGGAATTCGAGCAGCCGCAGCTCGGCCAGACGGCTGACCACCGGCTTCTTCTCCGCCGGGTCGCAGGGGTAGACCTTGGGGAAGACCTCGGTCAGTGGGTCGTCCAGGTCCGATGTCGGCGAGTGCTTGCGCAGATCGGTCAGCGCGCGCACGGAAACCCGCGGGTCGAGCGGGAAGTAGGACTCGTCCCGCACCTTGCGGAGGGCGATGATCTCCACCTCGTGCCGGGCCGCAAGCGCGCCCGCCAGGTTCTGCGTGGCACTGACCACTCCGCCCATGTGGCAGAGGTCGCGCACCAGAAATGAAATCTTCACTTGCGTCTTTCGGCTGGGCCGCGGCTCGCGGCAAACCCCGGGCGGCCTCGCGTGACGAACGTCTTCACGTTTCCCCTACCCCCTCGGATGTGCGAGGGCAGGCCCTGTCCTCGCACAAGGAAGACGGACAGGAAGGGCACAGGGTTGTGTTCGGAGTAAGAGTTTATCGAGCCTTGAACAGAGCGGACGGACACGACGATGCCGTACCGAATCCACTTTTTCACCCGCTCCGTCTATTTTCACCCGCCCAATCGCCCGGCCCAGCGAAAGGGGCGTGTCCCCGTACCGGCTTCCCGGCACGGGGACACGCCCCTCACACATCCGTCCTACGCGAACGGATCGAACTCCTGGTACTCCTTGCTGACGTCGTCGCGCTCTTCCTCGCGGTCACGACGGCGCTGCGCTGCCGGACGCGGCTCCTCCAGTCGGTGGTCCTCACCGCGGCGGCCGAGCATCTCCGCACCGGCCGTCACCGTCGGCTCCCAGTCGAAGACCACGGCGTTGTCCTCGGCACCGATGGCCACACCGTCGCCGGCCCTGGCACCGGCCTTGCGCAGCTCGTCCTCGACGCCCAGCCGGTTCAGCCGGTCCGCGAGGTAGCCGACGGCCTCGTCGTTGTTGAAGTCGGTCTGGCGCACCCAGCGCTCCGGCTTCTCGCCGCGCACCCGGTAGATGCCGTCGTCCTCCAGGACCACGGTGAACCCGGCGTCGTCCACGGCCTTGGGCCGGATGACGATGCGGGTGGCCTCCTCCACGGGCTTGGCGGCACGCGCCTCGGCGATGACCTTGGCCAGCGCGAAGGAGAGCTCCTTGAGGCCGGTACGGGCGACCGCCGACGCCTCGAAGACGCGGTAGCCGCGCGCTTCCAGCTCGGGACGGATCATGTCCGCGAGGTCCTGGCCGTCCGGGATGTCGATCTTGTTGAGCACGACGATACGGGGCCGGTCCTCCAGACCCCCGTACAGCTTCAGCTCCTCCTCGATCATGTCGAGGTCGGAGACCGGGTCACGGTCGGACTCCAGCGTCGCCGTGTCCAGTACGTGGACGAGTACCGAGCAGCGCTCGACGTGCCGCAGGAACTCCAGGCCGAGGCCCTTGCCCTGGCTGGCGCCCGGGATCAGGCCCGGTACGTCGGCGATGGTGTAGACGGTGCTGCCCGCGGTGACCACGCCCAGGTTCGGGACGAGGGTCGTGAAGGGATAGTCGGCGATCTTCGGCTTGGCGGCCGACAGGACCGAGATCAGCGAGGACTTGCCCGCGCTCGGGTAGCCGACGAGCGCCACGTCGGCGACGGTCTTCAGCTCCAGGACGACGTCCCGGGCCTCACCGGGCTCGCCGAGCAGCGCGAAGCCGGGGGCCTTGCGGCGGGCGGAGGCCAGTGCGCCGTTGCCGAGGCCGCCGCGGCCGCCCTGGCCGGCGATGAACATCGTGCCCTGGCCGACGAGGTCGGCCAGCACGTTGCCCGCGCTGTCGAGGACGACGGTGCCGTCCGGCACGGGCAGGACCAGGTCCTGGCCCTCCTTGCCGGTGCGGTTGTCGCCGGCGCCGGGCTGGCCGTTGGTGGCCTTGCGGTGGGGGTGGTGGTGGTAGTCGAGGAGCGTGGTGACCGCCTGATCGACGATCAGGGTCACGTCGCCGCCACGGCCGCCGTTGCCGCCGTCCGGGCCGCCGAGCGGCTTGAACTTCTCACGGTGAACGGAGGCACAGCCGTGGCCTCCGTTACCCGCGGCGACATGCAGTTCGACGCGGTCCACGAAGGTGGTCATGGGTGGAACCTCCAGTTACATACATGCAGAAATGTCTCGCTCGTGCGCCCCTGTAGGAGCAACACGCGAAAGGCGGACCCACTTCCCGTATCAGGAAGTGAGGTCCGCCTCCACGTCATACCGCTCGACGAGCGCCGAAAATCAGCCGGCGATCGGAACGATGTTCACGACCTTGCGGCCACGGTGCGTGCCGAACTCGACCGCACCGGCGGCGAGGGCGAACAGCGTGTCGTCGCCGCCACGGCCGACGCCCGTGCCCGGGTGGAAGTGGGTGCCGCGCTGGCGGACCAGGATCTCACCGGCGTTGACGGCCTGACCGCCGAAGCGCTTCACGCCGAGCCGCTGAGCATTGGAATCGCGCCCGTTCCGGGTGGACGATGCGCCCTTCTTGTGTGCCATGTCTCCTCAGTCCCTTACTTCGCAGCCGCGGGGATACCGGTGACCTTGATCGCCGTGTACTGCTGGCGGTGACCCTGGCGACGGCGGTAGCCGGTCTTGTTCTTGTAGCGAAGGATGTCGATCTTCGCGCCCTTGTGGTGGTCCACAATCTCGGCCTGGACCTTGATGCCGTCAAGCACCCACGGGTCGCTGGTCACGGCGTCGCCGTCGACAACGAGCAGGGTAGAGAGCTCTACCGTGTCGCCAACCTTGGCGGTGGGAATCTTGTCAACCTCAACGATGTCGCCGACAGCAACCTTGTGCTGGCGACCACCGCTGCGCACGATGGCGTACACGCGGATCTCACTCTCACTCGAAGACGAAACCCCTGAAGCCAGCCGCCCACACGGGTCCGGGGACCCGTGATGATCCGGATTGGACGAGCGGCCTCTCCCGAACGAGCGGGAGGTCAGTGCTCAGAGGTGTGGCGAAACAAACGCCGACGGTCAAGATTACGGGGACCTGTACAGCCCGGTCAAACCGGGCCCCTTTCCGGGGCCCGGCCTCAGGCTTCGACGGCCCCGGTGTACTCCGCGTAGGCGTCCCGGATCCCGTCCGGGGACAGGTCCAGATGCTCCAGGATCGTGTAGCGGCCCGGCCTGGTCCGGGGGGCGAAGCCGACCACCTGGACGAACTCCTCCGCGCTGAACCCCATCTCCTCCGCCGTGACCGGCAGGCCGTGACGCCGCAGCGCCTCGGCCATCCGTACGGACTCCTGGCACGCGCCCCGCAGGTGCATCGCGAACGCCGCGCCCAGACCGCACTGCTCACCGTGGCTCGCGGCGCGCTTGGGGAAGAGCAGGTCGAAGGCGTGGTTGATCTCGTGGCAGGCGCCCGACGCGGGACGGCTGTCCCCCGCCACCGACATCGAGATGCCGGTCAGCACCAGCCCCTCGGCCAGCACCTGGAGGAAGGCGTCGTCACCCAGGGCCCCGGGATGGCGCAGCACGGCCTCGCCGGCCTGCCGGGCCATCGCGGCGGCCAGTCCGTCGATGTCCTCGCCGTTGACCCGGTGGGCGAGCTCCCAGTCCGCGACGGCGGAGATGTTCGAGAGCGCGTCACCGATCCCGGACCGCACGAAACGGACCGGTGCCTCACGGATGATGTCGAGGTCGATGACGACGGCGATCGGGTTCGGGACACCGTACGAGCCGCGGCCCGCGTCGTTGTCCAGCGTGGCCACCGGTGAGCACAGACCGTCGTGGGACAGGTTCGTCGCCACGGCGACCAGCGGCAGCCCGACGCGCGCCGCGGCGAACTTCGCACAGTCGATGATCTTGCCGCCGCCGAGCCCGACGACGGCGTCGTACCGGCCGGACTTCATGGCCTCGGCGAGCTTGACGGCGTCATCCAGCGTGCCGCCGCCCACCTCGAACCAGGAAGCACCCGGCAGGCTGTCCGAGAGCCGCTCCCGCAGCGCCCGTCCGGAACCCCCGCTGATCGCGATCGCCAGTTTGCCCGAGCCGGAGATCCGCTGATCGGCGAGGACACCCGCCAGATCGGACAGAGCACCGGCCCGGATGTCGACGACGACCGGTGCGGGGATCAGCCGGGTCAGTACTGGCACGCGATGGTCCTGCCCTTGGCCAGGTCCTCGTGGTTGTCGATCTCGACCCACTTGACGTCGCCGATCGGCTCCACGTCGACCTTGAAGCCGCGGTTGACGAGCTCCTGGTAGCCGTCCTCGTAGTAGAGGTCCGGGTCGCGCTCGAACGTGGTCTTCAGCGCGTCGGCCAGCTCCTCGGCCGCGTCGCCCTCGATGAGGGTGACACCGATGTACTCACCGGTGGCCTCGGCGGGGTCCATCAGCTTCGTGATCCGCTGCACACCCTTGTCGGGGTCGACGACGACCTTCATCTCCTCGTCCGCCAGCTGCTTCACCGTGTCGAGGGCGAGGATGATCTTCTTGCCCTCGCCGCGGGCGGCGAGCAGCGTCTTCTCGACGGAGACGGGGTGCACGGTGTCGCCGTTGGCGAGGATCACGCCGTCCTTGAGGGCGTCACGGCCGCACCAGAGGGAGTAGGCGTTGTTCCACTCCTCGGCCTTGTCGTTGTCGATCAGCGTGAGGGTCACGCCGTACTTCGCCTCAAGGGCGGCCTTGCGCTCGTACAGGGCCTCCTTGCGGTAGCCCACGATGATGGCGACGTCGGTCAGGCCGACCTCGGCGAAGTTGCCGAGCGTCAGGTCGACGACGGTCAGGCTCTCCTCGTCCCCCTCGGGACCGACCGGCACCAGGGCCTTGGGAAGCGTGTCGGTGTAGGGGCGCAGACGACGGCCTGCGCCGGCCGCCAGAATCATGCCGATCATGAGGGTTCTCCTTGGTCCTTGATGCGGTGCGGGTGTCTCGGGTGGAGTGTGTGAGGGGCAGCCGCGGCTCAGAGCTCGGTGGCCACGAAGTCGCGCAGCCAGGTCCGGAAGTCCGGCCCCAGGTCCTCGCGCTCGCAGGCCAGTCTGACGATGGCCCGCAGGTAGTCGCCCCGGTCACCGGTGTCGTACCGGCGGCCCCGGAAGACGACACCGTGCACCGGACCGCCGAGCTTCTCGTCGGCGGCCAGCTGCTGCAGTGCGTCGGTCAGCTGGATCTCGCCGCCCCGGCCCGGCTCCGTGTCCCGCAGCACGCCGAAGACGGCCGGGTCCAGGACATAGCGTCCGATGACGGCGAGATTGCTGGGGGCGTCGCCCGCTTCCGGCTTCTCGACCAGTCCGGTGACCCGGACGACGTCGCCCTCGGGCGTGGCCTCCACGGCGGCGCATCCGTACAGATGGATCTGTTCGGGAGCGACCTCCATCAGCGCGACGACGCTGCCGCCCTCACGCTCCTGGATCTCGGTCATGCGGGCCAGCAGCGGATCGCGCGGGTCGATCAGGTCGTCGCCGAGCAGGACGGCGAAGGGCTCGGAACCGACGTGCGGCTCCGCGCACAGAACGGCGTGGCC harbors:
- the obgE gene encoding GTPase ObgE, whose protein sequence is MTTFVDRVELHVAAGNGGHGCASVHREKFKPLGGPDGGNGGRGGDVTLIVDQAVTTLLDYHHHPHRKATNGQPGAGDNRTGKEGQDLVLPVPDGTVVLDSAGNVLADLVGQGTMFIAGQGGRGGLGNGALASARRKAPGFALLGEPGEARDVVLELKTVADVALVGYPSAGKSSLISVLSAAKPKIADYPFTTLVPNLGVVTAGSTVYTIADVPGLIPGASQGKGLGLEFLRHVERCSVLVHVLDTATLESDRDPVSDLDMIEEELKLYGGLEDRPRIVVLNKIDIPDGQDLADMIRPELEARGYRVFEASAVARTGLKELSFALAKVIAEARAAKPVEEATRIVIRPKAVDDAGFTVVLEDDGIYRVRGEKPERWVRQTDFNNDEAVGYLADRLNRLGVEDELRKAGARAGDGVAIGAEDNAVVFDWEPTVTAGAEMLGRRGEDHRLEEPRPAAQRRRDREEERDDVSKEYQEFDPFA
- the rplU gene encoding 50S ribosomal protein L21, producing MYAIVRSGGRQHKVAVGDIVEVDKIPTAKVGDTVELSTLLVVDGDAVTSDPWVLDGIKVQAEIVDHHKGAKIDILRYKNKTGYRRRQGHRQQYTAIKVTGIPAAAK
- a CDS encoding iron-containing alcohol dehydrogenase family protein, with amino-acid sequence MPVLTRLIPAPVVVDIRAGALSDLAGVLADQRISGSGKLAIAISGGSGRALRERLSDSLPGASWFEVGGGTLDDAVKLAEAMKSGRYDAVVGLGGGKIIDCAKFAAARVGLPLVAVATNLSHDGLCSPVATLDNDAGRGSYGVPNPIAVVIDLDIIREAPVRFVRSGIGDALSNISAVADWELAHRVNGEDIDGLAAAMARQAGEAVLRHPGALGDDAFLQVLAEGLVLTGISMSVAGDSRPASGACHEINHAFDLLFPKRAASHGEQCGLGAAFAMHLRGACQESVRMAEALRRHGLPVTAEEMGFSAEEFVQVVGFAPRTRPGRYTILEHLDLSPDGIRDAYAEYTGAVEA
- a CDS encoding phosphocholine cytidylyltransferase family protein, whose product is MIGMILAAGAGRRLRPYTDTLPKALVPVGPEGDEESLTVVDLTLGNFAEVGLTDVAIIVGYRKEALYERKAALEAKYGVTLTLIDNDKAEEWNNAYSLWCGRDALKDGVILANGDTVHPVSVEKTLLAARGEGKKIILALDTVKQLADEEMKVVVDPDKGVQRITKLMDPAEATGEYIGVTLIEGDAAEELADALKTTFERDPDLYYEDGYQELVNRGFKVDVEPIGDVKWVEIDNHEDLAKGRTIACQY
- the galU gene encoding UTP--glucose-1-phosphate uridylyltransferase GalU, which codes for MRKIQKAVIPAAGLGTRFLPATKATPKEMLPVVDKPAIQYVVEEAAAAGLNDVLMITGRNKRALEDHFDRNYELESALTRKGDDERLVRVQESSELATMHYVRQGDPKGLGHAVLCAEPHVGSEPFAVLLGDDLIDPRDPLLARMTEIQEREGGSVVALMEVAPEQIHLYGCAAVEATPEGDVVRVTGLVEKPEAGDAPSNLAVIGRYVLDPAVFGVLRDTEPGRGGEIQLTDALQQLAADEKLGGPVHGVVFRGRRYDTGDRGDYLRAIVRLACEREDLGPDFRTWLRDFVATEL
- a CDS encoding glycosyltransferase, with the translated sequence MKISFLVRDLCHMGGVVSATQNLAGALAARHEVEIIALRKVRDESYFPLDPRVSVRALTDLRKHSPTSDLDDPLTEVFPKVYPCDPAEKKPVVSRLAELRLLEFLATTDADVVVSSSPRLTIMLSYAEGDYLRVTQEHSMPSIYAKYYQGRLFKAYHSLDALTALTPEEVESIGKLVPGVRNRLAVMPNCVPAAPVQSKSTNKVVIAAGLLKENKNFAAVIEAFATVVAKRPDWRLRIYGGGTEKANLRKQIESLGLHNAVTLMGPAAPVAPEFSKGSIFVLPSKREAFGNVIVEAMAAGLPVVSTDAHHGPRNIITHGEDGLIVPRGDTPAMADAVLELVEDDERRRRMGEAAVRNAVRFHEPASCARFEAILHDAFVRRALPTTATAQVDAVGSVHIDVGTLPAEAHGAEIACRRIGREPAEERFAIEPDGSAVVPWRGGLPEGIWELSVRTAAGHEVPLTVDGYGCDVRELLNVPLPRGNGGPAMELLLPHRGEDGRLRIRSVVRDAHVEVDALTVGGDVFELQADCWGADLGPGAVLEVVNRRAKERVLTVPASATEGNRFVSRVDFGLLVGEHTGPEQIWDVWLRPGGDVERIAVGKLATDVLAPIGVFTYPRPVVTVSTPPRPSLLSKVNRRVARKLGIGRPTPAPAPVKVEIRPYFTAFSQFAFKTVDL
- the rpmA gene encoding 50S ribosomal protein L27; the encoded protein is MAHKKGASSTRNGRDSNAQRLGVKRFGGQAVNAGEILVRQRGTHFHPGTGVGRGGDDTLFALAAGAVEFGTHRGRKVVNIVPIAG